The sequence below is a genomic window from Humulus lupulus chromosome 3, drHumLupu1.1, whole genome shotgun sequence.
CAGGGTGAACGGcaaaggggccgagaacggcgaggggccgggaataccacctAGCACATGGGGTGCTTGTAGTTAGGGCGAGACCCCAATGGAtgcatgggatatccttacggtgtagaccgagaccccaggctttggtaacgcgtTGGGACGGCAGGGCCgtgtatgtgtttaaatcttatggactgtctgactaagtatgagttatctgctatagtgattgtatgatatgcatatgttatgtgctgtatgagttttcttgctgggcttcggctcacgggtgctctgtgttgcaggtaagggcaaaaaaaaaaaggcaaccagccatgagtaaggagagcgtgggggcggcgcgtacatgtttggccttcccgattgctttggttggggatatttttgagaaatggctgtacaaaccctagttttgatggttaattacttataaacttgtttttagttgtaaatattttataaactgagtTCTGGGATATCGAATGTTatactcttgaacttttaatgaaatagagtactttttaaagattacagcctagacttctatttaatcacactttttctctaaaaacctcgtttagcgagttgattgcacattttaaacccacttagtaatggctctaaggtagtagggcatcacaaaggtattggactttgtggtcaagaacatcatGTGtagatatggattgccaaggaaaattttCTCTGATAATGGACATAATTTAACAGTGATCTATTGACTAatttttgcgagaggcacgggattatcaagagtttttcattggtagctcatccgcaagcaaacagacaggttgaagctgtcaacaagaccctgaaggacaccttgaagaaaaggcttgaagaagcaaatggGGCATGGCCAGGACaactaccagaagtcctttggtcgtatagaaaaTCCCATCGTTCAACAacaagccatactccattttctctgacctatggatatgaagccatgttgcttgTTGAGTTAGACTCACCTTCACATAGAAGGTTTGCATACGATAATAGTACTAACAatcagttattgatggagtctttggatttgctcgatgaaaggcgcgagcaagctcaacttcgagtggcagcttatcagcaaaaggtggctcgatattttaactctaaagtacaataaagaaagtttaacgtaggagatttggtacttagaagagtttctTAACACACGCGATCAAGCTgccggagtgcttggacctaactgggagggtcTGCATCAGATTAAAGAAGTCATccaaccaggcacatacaaacttccttgcttgaatggagatctcttTCCTccctattggaatggagaacacttgcgcaagtattatcaataaacaattatttttaaagaaatggcttgtattaatttcactttttacaagtttatgaataatgGCTGTTTCATTAAATGACTGGTcacttacaagtgtaagatcactTTTTGATCACTCTACATACGCAattttttccatttattacgagaaataaaaggaactgtgcgcagccagttattctttccaattattgtatttattgcaAGTACTTGCTCATTACATgtattgttttgctatattatcgttttaattaCTAGGgcacgagcagtaatgttcgaacaggtcttggtcatgaCAAGTGACCGAGGACTttgagctcctcaatcacttggggggcatataaggtactaagcaagctaagcatatcaacaagcatatgTAAACGCACGAGCAAAATAAGcaaaagcatactacggtacatagaataattttcaatttttttggattttgtaagatgaaaacaaagtgttatgctaagttcagtcatgtgagcagatgttataataaatagcaaatattataatatcaaagggaaatgttttacaccgtgagcagttgctgctcggatgtaatcaATAATTAAAAGAAAGCTGCCCTACGTAGTAAAAATTGTCTTGATATCACGAACCGTGGTTTGTATGCCCcaattacaaataaaaataaataaataaaatcattgaGCAGCAGGAGGCTCTTGGTGGGATTGCTAATTGACTGTAGTCTCAGCATCCTCTTCGGCACCTTCGATGCCTGTCACCAAAGAGATCTCAGGAGATTCCTGAGCTTTTTTCTCTTCTTCCAGGCGAGCAGCGCACTTTGACAGTTCAGCCTGCTTTATATGCTCTGCGAGGTAGTCAAAGTTCGCCCCTAGGTTGCTCTTCCAAAATAGGAAGAAGCATTTGAACGCCGCTCCCTTGAACTTCTCTAGGTTGCGAGCATTGTCTTCCTCAAGTAGTTTAACACGCTCCTCCTGCTCGGCGGTTTCCTTCCAGCTGGCCACCAGGTCATCTTAaagtttggaggcctctttaaAATTCATCACCgaagcctccttatacttctccttGGCAGCAGTGATTTTAACCACTGTCTCTTGGTTTTTCCTCAACTCCTCGCTCAGGCTAGCATTTTTCTCCTTGGCCGCTTTCAGCTGCTCGACATATCTGGCCTCGACTGCCTTAACCTCCTCAGCAAATTTGGCCTCTAACTTCTCAACTCGGCGCCAGCCATGCCCCATGGTGAGGATACCTTGCgaatagaaaaagaaaagtaaaccAATCAGGGGCAATGAAAGAAAGTATTGTTCAattagagaaaagaagaaaaacttaCGCTGAGAATTTCAGACAGGCCGCGGCTGATGACTTGGCTGTGCGGTAGCGAAGGAAGGTGCGAGAAGGCCTCCTGGCTACGACGATGCCTTTAAAGCCTTTGTAGTTTCTCATGAGTAGCGTTGTAGGTGCCACTCAGCAGGTCATTGATTGAAGGCTGCCTTGCCTGCTCGAGAGGAAGGCTAttatgaggaggaggaggaggaggtgtcaTATTCCCAGAAGAAGTGGACGCAGTAGGAGGTGCTGGAGGATCCTCTACTCAAGACTTCTTGTTGGCGGGATTGCTGCTGCCCTCCCCAGAATGCCGCTTTCTCGCTCTCTTTTTGCTCGGAGGAGCATCGACGTCAGTGTAAATGTCAAAGGCTTCTCTAGAAGGCATGACTGCAGAATGAAAACAAATGATCAGATAATATAATTTAAGTTATTTAAAAGAGCAAGGGAATAAGGAGAAatgaaattctaagtaatatacccgagctattattactggtcgatacattatttatagaactactgctactactacactcactctctgcctcgaagaagtctgaatttaaactgcTGATCGCAAatctaaagttgccatccctgtcAAATAATTGACAGGGGATGGGCAAgttatctaaaagtgagaagtcatTACCGTTCTCGTTGGAAGACTCGAGTACAGGTTTGGTGTACTCTGGAAGTTTTTGCTTGCCCTTCCCATGTTGGGCAGGGGCAGCAACAGCCTGAGGGTTGCTGGAGGGTTCCTGGATGGTCACTCATGTTGCTGCTTAGGGATGTCCtctccagtagcactccccgtggtggactccctcacttcctggtgaggtgccaagagGCCGACCAACCTCAGATTGCTTTCTGTGACCAACTCCTTCACGCTCTTCTCGATATTCGTCAAGCTGGCCAGGGCAGTGGCCCTTATCTCTATCTCTGAAGTAGGGTCAAttcgataccatggacctagacatgACATCATGATTCTAAGGATGGAGAAGAAAAACAAACTAGTATAAAATAAACGACCAGTGATTGAgaaatttacctcctcgagtgaaggccaggttatcggTGACCAGGTCCGTCGTAAGGAAGTAATCCTGGAAATACTTTCCTAtgttggatttgtaggtgatgtCGCTTAGAAATGTACAAGCATGGtagaaatgaaaaaaccccgtgttgttgtggttggggttggacttaagatcGAACATGTAGTTGATCTCGTGCGGtgtaggcacaggccattttttatggttgtaaaggatatagagtggaGATAGTACTATATATCCGTTaggggtaatttgaaaaggggcgacctcgaagtaattggccaccccttgaaaaaatatGTGCAGGGCAAGATTGCCactgcctcaatgtggtacctTGACCAGGCGCTTCTAGGCATGTTTTCTCTCTGGTCGGGTGAATCTTTGAGTAGGGTGATCCCAGGAAGAcaatacttcttgagataattattCACCatcgatatgacactaggaggcgcAACGTACCATTCAACGTCTGGCCTAAGGCCGTTGCGAGGCCAGGCTCTGGGTTGGATTTCTGGTGGTGCAACATTTACAGGCTGAGGGTTAGTTGAAGGGTCCTCGGCATGAGGGGAAGGCTAGTTAGAAGGAGAgctggttttttttctttctacggGCAGTGTATTTCACGCGGCCCATGTTAGGTTGACTGGTTGGAGGGCTGGTCGGTGGGTTTTGTTGAGAAGAAGGAAGATCAGAAAAAGGAAGTGACTGTTGTGCTTGATCCTCGAACAGTAGTGAGAGGAGATCgtcgtcaattggcctctcacctccccaaggaccgtgcatgaatatttgagaagagaaaatgggagatgagaatctacgaccaacagatagaagaagaggaaacgttgggataacattgctcgtgtataaaagttaagctttaaTAAGACCGGCAGatcctaacgtaaacactaaaaacatgcgAGTAGTTTggaaaaatagattaaaaagtggaagtgaaaagttttttcaaaaaaacttttcgactccgaaaTCAGgcgggaaaacccagattttttcgAAAGCATAAAACtcaaattttcacttcgattttgggcctTAAAACAGTATTCCTACTTCCCACACCAATTTCTAAGTCTCACTTAATGTTTTTACTACTTAAaactcctatcctatcatgttTCTGTGTATGACCTCGATTACCCCAAaatattttttcataaaaacattcaaaaactcaGACTAGAAAACTCATGGAATTAATGTCAGATTGTATAACAGAGATAAAGGGATCAAGAACTTACTTGGATTGCAGATTGTGTAGAATTCATTGGTCTTGTTGCTCAGGGTTAAACAGACACGCCTCAGATCACCGAATTTCTCTGGGTTTCCTTTGAAGAGTTCTTCTGAATTCTTGAGAGAGGAAGGTTtggtaaaaggtaaaaaatgagaaaagtGATTTATTTATACTGATCATGGCACATTTAAAGAGGTAATGATTCGGGTAAGTTTTTGATTAAATCGTGTTAGCCGtctaaatatttttgggaaattgCAACAGTCACAACTATTTACTTTTTTGAAAAGACGTTGACAGACGTGACAGGTCAGACGGAGAGCTGGTCGATTAAGCTTAttatatgctggtcgcagtaaaataaacttggggggcaaatgtttaccgaaaaaagatttacctgatgacatggcaaaATTAACATACACGTGGGATGCATGTGAccgtttaagtgagtatgatctgttcaaccatcgaccagaagagaatttaCTCAGCAGACGGCATATTTTATgggtgaccagtctggtcgcagcaTTTCTGATATTCTCTTCGGATATGTAAtttcgcatttatgtaataattgtgatttctatttttatttagaCACACTTGTATTAATTGTAAtgaaggcccatcggcccatgaagaactccttgagcctataaataagactcaatggGCTCAAGAGAGAGGATGACTTTTTGGGGTTTGTGGAATTtagagagagaattatagtgtttttatccgccaAAATTGTATTCATCccgaggcttgtgaaactcgtgaaccctagttcattgatcatcgCTCTGGggattctacattaataagaacactaagtggatgtaggttattaccattattTGGGGCCGAATTACTATAAATCTTtgttgtcatttatctttttgtcttgaattcATCTTTTTTTTATCGCTTTACTcgactccgtgttgttgaccaaatcgagggtcaacaaagaGCAAGGCCGAGATTCTCAAGAAGGCAAGGAACACAAGTATTCTGAGTCTGAGTGATTCAGTTCTAAGAAAGGTAATCAAATAAACTTCAGCTTGTGATATGTGGGATAAGTTAGAACAATTGTATATGACAAAGGCTTTACCAAATAGGATTTATTTGAAGCAAAAGTTTTATGGCCTCAAGATGGATGAGAATAAATCCATTGATGAAAATATAGATGAATTCACTAAGTTAGTTTGAGATCTGGAGAATCTTGAAGTTAAAATAGAAAAGGAAGACCAAGCtatttttcttttgaattctCTCCCTTCGCAATATGACCAACTTAGGGACACTATCAAGTACAATAATAAGGACACTTTGACTCTAGAGGAAGTGACAGGAGCTGCTTACTCCAAAGAACTGGATTTGAAGGCTAATGGCAAGCAATCCAAACAGAATGGAGAAGAATTGAGTGTTAGAGGAAGGTCAGAGAATAGGGGAATTCACATGAAGGGAAAAGGAAGGTCTAGGTCACAATCAAGAAAtggtgctcaaggatcaaaggtTTGTTAGATTTTTAATAAGGAGGGTCATTACAAGAAGCAATGTCCTTAGTGGAAGTCTAACAAGGATCAAAAGTCAAGGAAATATACTTTTGGAATTACAGCAGCTGCCTCAGATGAGTTTGGTACAGTCGATGTTTTGACAGTCGTTTCAGATGTTTTAATAGTCAGTAATTCAGATTCAAATGACGAGTGAATCTTAGATTATGGGTGTACTTTCCATATGACACCTAGAAAGGAATTGTTTATTGACAAAAAATCAGGTCAGGGAAACAAGGTACTCATGAGCAACAACTAGGCATGTGATGTTGGTGAATGGAGAATGAAGCTAAAGACGTGGGATGGACTGTCAGGATTTTGACTAGGGTTAGGCACATACCAGGGTTGAAATGGAATCTAATTTCTCTAGTGTTGCTGGATAAATTAGGTTGTTCTTACAAAGCTCAAGGTGGATTTTTGAGAGTGGTAAAGGGTTCTATGGTGGTTTTGAAAGGAGTTATTGAACACGGGTTGTATGTTCTACAAGGTTCGACCATTTTGGGTGAAGTTGGTGTCTCGACTCAAAGGGATGATGAAGTTGAGTTATGGCACAAAAGGCTAGGAAATATGAGTGTTAAGGGTCTACTAGAACTCACAAAACAAGGTCGTTTGGATAAGAAGAAAATTTCAAATTTGGAATTTCGTGAGAGTTGTGTGTTGGGCAAATCACACCGACTCAAGTTTGCTACAACAGTTCACAAAACTAAGGGAACTCTGGACAACATCCATTCAGACCTATGGGGTTCACCAAAGGTACCATTCTCACTATCTAAGTctcaatattttaattattttattgatgattattcaaggaAAGTTTGGTTGTATTTTCTTAAAactaaagatgaagcatttgaaaCATTTAAAACATGGAAAGCTTTAGTAGAAAATCAAACTTGTATAAGAATAAAGATACTTAGGACACATAATggtttatatttttgtaacaaataaTTTGACTCTTTTTGTGCTAAAAAATGGAATAGCTAGACATCGTTCATGTCCTAAAATGCCACAAAAAAATGGTGTGGTTTATTGTATGAATAGGACTATAATGGACAAGGTTAGGTGCATGTTGAATGATTCAGGGATGCCAAAATGTTTTTGGGCTGAAGCAGCAACTACATCTTGTTATTTAATAAATAGATCACCATCTACAACCATTGATTTCAAAGTTCCTGAAGAACTTTGGTCAGGTTCCCTCCTAGTTATGATCATTTAAGGATATTTGGTTGTTTAGCATATGTGCATGTAAGTCAAGGAAAACACAATCGTAGGGCCAAGAAAGGTTATTTTTTAGGCTATCCTGGTGGGGTTAAGGGTTATAGAATTTGGCTAGCTGAAGATAAAAAGTGCATTATTAGTAAAGATGTAATATTTGATGAGTTACAAACCGAGGCTCTAAACAAGTCTCAGGTTGAGTTACAAAATCAAAATGATGTATGGATGCTAATCAAGGTGGAGCAAGTGATCAAGTAGAAAGTGAACAAGATGGTGATGAAGAAGAAGCTGAAGAAGAAATTATGAGTCATGAAGAGAAGGCAAGTTCATATTCCTATAAGATATGTCGAAGCGGATCTAATAGCATTTGCTCTAAATGTAGCTAATATTTTGGAAATGGGAGAGCCAACATCATTTCAAGAAGCCAAAAGTAGATCTGATTGGCCGAAGTGGAAACAAGCAGTGGAAGAAGAAATCATCTCTTTGGCTAAGAATAAGGCTTAGGTGTTAGTTCCTAAGAAAAAGCGACAAAAAGTGATTGGTTCTAAGTGGGTCTTCAAGAAAAAGGTTAGGGTACCTGGTGTAGAAGAAGGAAGGTACAAGCCAAGGCTTGTGGCGAAAAGGATTTTCTCAAATTGAAAGGATATATTTTCATGAAGCTTTTCTGCCGGTGGTCAAACATACTTCTATAAGGTTGATCCTATCCATTTAAGCTATTCAAAATCTTGAGATGGAGCAATTAGATGTTAAGACAGCCTTTCTACATGGTAATTTGGAGGAAAGGATCTTAATGACATAAGCAGGAGGTTTTGAGCTTAAAGGGGATGAGGAAAAAGTTTGTCTTTTGCAAAGATCTTTATATGGCTTGAAGAAATCTCCAAGACAATTGTATAGGAGATTTGATGAGTTTATGGCAAGGAAGTGTTTCACTCGCAGTAAGTACAACAATTGTGTTTATTTTATTAAACTCATTGATGGTTCATTCATTTAACTCCtaatatatgtggatgacatgctcatTGCATGTACGCATAAGCAAgaggttcaaaagattaaggagATTTTAAATATTGAGTTTGATATGAAAGATCTAGGGCCAGTAAGAAGGATTTTGGGTATGGAGATCTTTAGAGATAGAGACAAGGGCATTCTTACGATTTCACAAGTGGGATACATTGAGAAGTTAGTTCAAGTGTCCGGACAACAATAAGCAAGGCCTAAAAGCACTCCAATAGGTGCTCATTTCAAGTTGAGAGTTGTCaaggatgatgaagaagaagttaCAATAGCTTAAATGAAGGATGTCCCATATTCAAATGCAATGGGTAGTATGATGTATGCTATGATAAGCACTAGACCGGATATAGCCTATGGTACTGGGTTAGTAAGTAGGCTCATGAGCAAACCAAGTCCAGAACATTGGAAGGTTACAAAGTGGTTATTGAGGTATTTGAAAACCTCATCACAACTGAAGCTAAAGTATTGCAGAGATGAAACAACAAGTACAAGGATTGTAGGCTACTGTGATTCAGATTTTACAGATCATTTGGACAAGAGAAGGTCCATTTCGGGTTATGTTTTTACACTGCGAGGAAATACCATCATTTGGAAGTCAAGTCTGCAGCATGTGGTGGCTTTGTCATGCTTGGAAGCGGAATACGTTGCCTTAACTGAAGTTGTAAAGGAAGGAATTTGGCTCAAAGGGTTGGCTAGTGAACTCGAAATTGAGCAAGGTAAAATTATTGTATTTTGTGACTCCCAAAGTGATATTCATTTGTCTAAGAATAGCATGTTTCATGATAGGACGAAACATGTGGATGTTAGCCTTCATTTTGTAAGGGATATCATCTCCAAGAAGTTGATTGAAGTGGAGAAGATTGATACTAAAATATATCCAGCAGATACATTTACTAAATTTGTTCCAGTTAGGAAGTTCCAAGAGGCTTTGGAATAGTTAAAACTTAAACTGGAATAATTTCAGGTGATAAAAGGGTTCCTTACCCGGATTCACTATTAATAAGAGGCAAAGGTGGAGATTATTGAAGAATTGCCTCTCTTTTTTGACAGTGGTCGCGATCTCACATTCAGAGAGTAACAATGTTAGTGGCCACGACCTGAGGTCATATCTTAACATGCGATTTTGGATGTCTCAACATATATGGGTTTTATATCAGAAAATTAGTTTTGACGGGATTCGCTGATGTGGCGGGttcttttattataaatatatttacccATTTTTTTCAGAATGATCCAGATTGAATTAGTGAGTGCATTTTGCAATagagagagatttctagagagagagagagagagaaataggtTATTTCTTGGGGAACTAATCTCTAGGGTTTGTAACTTTCTTCTAATTGTTCTTGATACACAATTGGGGTTTGAGATGGGTTATTTAGATCTCTGTAAATTATATTGGTTGTTGTAATCTCTTCTATTTTTCATAGTGAATTTCGTCTAGGGCTTTGCCCTGCCTTGGATGTAGGTAGCAAAAGCAtctttgtaacgtcccaaatgcgctaataaggcttagtgccttgaatagtgtgcaaagagggcattattggatttttatgtgttaatctgatttaattgtgattatatatgtgattatgtgaattatatgatgttcacccagattttggccaactgacacggagtcaaaatacgcctGACGTGGATAAAAAcattgaaaagaatgtgatgacgaaaataataaagacacaagattttatagtggttcggccccaagatatggtaataacctacgtccacttgaattgttattgaaataagatcaaaaggggtgatcaaagaactggggttcaatgagtttcactaacctctgaagaagaaaCTACAATTATTCTAGTGgaatctctctctaatctcaaatgaCCTCTTTTGCTTAAAAGGAAAGGATCGGCCCCTCTTCCCTgggccctcttcttctatttataagctcagggaagatttacattgatttgttacagatattctttcctaaataatcggatactcaggaaatcatgggagataatttcggattccatcataactgcctaagatttcctccgcgtataatgttcgtacgaccagtctggtcgtatgaagaaaccgatcgcatgatactggatgtcttcctggtcgatagtcgaacacagattctgacaggtgtcagccacgtgtaattaatgcctgccatgtcattcatttcttattttagggataacatttgccccccaagtttgtttagtgcgaccagcaataaagaaacttaaaggaacaaccgttcacattcccatgatgtctgtcagaatcccAGTGCATTTTTGAAAACTGTGACATAAATATGTCTAAtaaagccttttcagtttccaaaaatgcaatttgacggcttataca
It includes:
- the LOC133825396 gene encoding secreted RxLR effector protein 161-like; this encodes MKDVPYSNAMGSMMYAMISTRPDIAYGTGLVSRLMSKPSPEHWKVTKWLLRYLKTSSQLKLKYCRDETTSTRIVGYCDSDFTDHLDKRRSISGYVFTLRGNTIIWKSSLQHVVALSCLEAEYVALTEVVKEGIWLKGLASELEIEQGKIIVFCDSQSDIHLSKNSMFHDRTKHVDVSLHFVRDIISKKLIEVEKIDTKIYPADTFTKFVPVRKFQEALE